CTTCGACCTCGAGCGCCATCGCAGCGACTTCACCATCGTGCCCGAGACCCATGCCGACCTGCTCACCTGCACGGGCGTCTACGCGCTGCGCGGCGACGGCAGCGGCGAGCGGGAACAGACGGCGCGCACGATCAGCGGCGAGCTGCGCGTGCGGGTGCCGCTGCTCGGGGGCCGGGCGGAGCGGGCCATCGTCGGCGGGTTGGTCGAGCGGCTCGACGCCGAGGCCGAGGCGCTCCGCCGATGGCTTGCTTCACACACGGAGCGTTGACTCAACCGTTGACAGCGCGTGGTCGGGGCGCGACAACGGAACGATGAGCTCCTACGTGTGGCCGAACGACGATGGCTGGCCCTATCCCGACTCGGTCGGCGAGTGGGCCGACCAGGCGGGCGACATCGACGACGACCTCCTGTCGCTACGCGCCGGGCCGCCGCACCTCTTCGACGACCTCGACCCGCTCGAGCGCCAGGTGATCACGAGCAGGTTCGGCCTCGACGGCGCGGTCCCGCGCACGATGAAGCAGCTGCACAACGACACCGGCGTGGCGCGGGCCGAGCTGCGCGAGGCGCTGGGCTCGGGCCTGGCCAAGCTGCGCACCCAGT
This is a stretch of genomic DNA from Actinomycetota bacterium. It encodes these proteins:
- a CDS encoding DUF2505 domain-containing protein, which gives rise to MRFSVEHRFAAPVRAVERSMTDPDFFAELRDLPGIEAPELLDRRERPGAIELDVRYVFSGDLPSVARRVLGRGELAWVQRSTFDLERHRSDFTIVPETHADLLTCTGVYALRGDGSGEREQTARTISGELRVRVPLLGGRAERAIVGGLVERLDAEAEALRRWLASHTER